The following coding sequences lie in one Eremothecium sinecaudum strain ATCC 58844 chromosome IV, complete sequence genomic window:
- a CDS encoding ChAPs family protein (Syntenic homolog of Ashbya gossypii AFR528W; Syntenic homolog of Saccharomyces cerevisiae YOR299W (BUD7) and YMR237W (BCH1); 1-intron in Ashbya gossypii), whose product MFSQGSIPEVKEDQVDLALDQRRAKLTQFQDLGPPDLISISKYISSGSKSSAQKRGNAPGQDPAASEPAENMKGVIGTYLYCAGADTSDPTSIAVFLKGIADCISEEPQIWFGKQKAFKVNKISYATWNIFRQCDVIVTVHIPGTVQTYVFDVHGDVIQIEEAEQNLLWAETFISGVVRTLMMMKDNFDDGEVNSVVETRILNPLTSSEIGDLSSAFISLFPMVFSQGVRLGAPPHIRYVSNTNNYLVETLLEVTKLTRNFEPCKAMLEKLRTTNPEVVVILARLFIQENHELDAVKIIHEELSKNETTEYTSELICVETEFLLDRKKDYKLARDTAQAAVNAAPSEFWPWYLLVRTFTALGDIENALSTLNSCPIYPLKEKYVFRRIVSISQESGNLHLPLPVDVILEEVTGLNSQDVIAEHKSVDPTLVNLPAASLKTNFQLAYSLLAEIVKITGWESLLKYRVKLFVMEEEYQNASTPSIESESSQVLRSKRLCERWLDNLFMVLFTDLKIYAVWQAEQQHFEAQNAEFSKTTFEWELLGLCASRLHHDHEAAKAFQNGLSQRFSAQSCRKLLQYYLKEREYVKHKGGESGMTSSQIVNALNVQDNKIIDVCVKLCCWNHRWYSEFSMMLLEAISVIVEDMGLTKLQNEVASRYRSSVVTLFQKNVLNFFAKYSGTEYE is encoded by the exons ATGTTTTCACAAGGTTCAATTCCGGA AGTAAAAGAAGATCAAGTTGACCTAGCATTGGATCAAAGACGTGCGAAGCTAACTCAATTTCAAGATTTAGGTCCTCCGGACCTTATTTCAATTTCAAAGTACATCTCGTCTGGCAGCAAATCTAGTGCTCAGAAAAGAGGAAATGCGCCGGGCCAAGATCCCGCAGCTTCAGAGCCCGCTGAGAATATGAAAGGCGTAATAGGGACTTACTTGTACTGTGCCGGTGCTGATACCTCAGATCCTACATCAATTGCTGTGTTTTTAAAGGGCATTGCGGACTGTATTTCTGAAGAACCACAGATCTGGTTTGGCAAGCAAAAAGCTTTTAAAGTGAATAAGATCTCGTACGCAACTTGGAACATTTTCCGTCAATGTGACGTGATTGTGACCGTGCATATCCCTGGGACCGTACAGACCTACGTGTTTGATGTCCATGGCGACGTGATTCAGATAGAAGAGGCAGAACAAAACCTGTTGTGGGCTGAAACATTCATCAGTGGAGTTGTCAGGACGctaatgatgatgaaggaCAACTTCGATGATGGAGAAGTTAATTCTGTTGTGGAGACGAGGATCTTGAACCCTCTGACCTCCAGTGAGATCGGAGATCTATCGTCTGCATTTATTTCGCTTTTCCCTATGGTATTCAGCCAGGGTGTGCGCCTAGGTGCCCCTCCACACATCAGATATGTATCGAATACAAACAACTACCTTGTAGAGACACTATTGGAAGTGACAAAATTGACACGCAACTTTGAGCCTTGTAAAGCTATGCTCGAGAAGCTAAGAACTACTAATCCAGAGGTAGTGGTTATACTAGCACGTTTGTTTATTCAGGAGAACCATGAGTTAGATGCTGTGAAGATCATACACGAGGAGCTATCTAAAAACGAAACCACTGAATACACGTCAGAGTTAATTTGTGTGGAGACGGAGTTTTTACTGGATAGAAAGAAGGACTACAAGCTTGCTCGTGACACTGCCCAAGCCGCTGTCAATGCTGCGCCAAGTGAATTTTGGCCATGGTACCTTCTAGTTAGAACCTTCACAGCTCTAGGTGATATAGAGAATGCTTTATCAACGTTAAACTCCTGCCCGATTTACCCTCTAAAGGAAAAATATGTCTTTAGGCGTATTGTTTCAATCAGCCAGGAATCTGGTAACTTGCACCTACCACTTCCTGTTGACGTTATATTGGAGGAGGTTACTGGTTTGAATTCACAGGATGTTATCGCAGAACATAAGTCTGTTGATCCAACCCTGGTTAACCTACCAGCCGCTAGCCTGAAAACTAATTTCCAATTGGCATACTCGTTGCTTGCAGAGATTGTCAAGATTACCGGCTGGGAATCCCTTCTGAAGTATCGTGTCAAGCTTTTCGTGATGGAAGAAGAATACCAGAATGCTAGTACTCCTAGCATTGAGTCAGAATCATCGCAGGTTCTACGTTCCAAGCGTCTCTGCGAAAGATGGTTAGACAATTTGTTTATGGTTTTGTTCACTGACTTAAAAATCTATGCTGTCTGGCAGGCAGAGCAACAACACTTTGAAGCACAAAACGCTGAATTTTCCAAGACCACCTTTGAATGGGAGTTACTAGGTCTATGTGCAAGCAGACTGCATCACGATCACGAAGCTGCGAAGGCTTTCCAGAATGGTCTCAGTCAGAGATTTTCTGCTCAATCGTGCAGAAAGTTGCTTCAATATTACCTCAAGGAACGTGAATACGTTAAGCACAAGGGTGGCGAGTCTGGCATGACGTCGTCGCAGATAGTTAATGCCCTTAATGTACAAGACAATAAAATTATTGACGTCTGTGTTAAGCTATGCTGCTGGAATCATCGTTGGTACAGTGAATTCTCTATGATGCTATTGGAAGCAATATCTGTAATCGTGGAAGACATGGGCCTCACTAAACTACAGAACGAAGTTGCCTCTCGTTATCGTTCAAGCGTGGTTACATTATTTCAAAAGAATGTTCTGAATTTCTTCGCTAAATATTCCGGAACTGAGTACGAGTGA
- the TAF9 gene encoding chromatin modification protein (Syntenic homolog of Ashbya gossypii AFR527W; Syntenic homolog of Saccharomyces cerevisiae YMR236W (TAF9)): protein MVTCNNLAVFLQQDSTKQSIEPYRTGQMTEQEDIPRDVRLLHLLLASQSIHAYEDKVPLQLMDFAHRYTKGVLKDAVLYNDYAGGGNNNGDLSVEDIRLAIAARTQYQFKPTAPKELLLQLAQERNKKPLPQVMSMWGIRLPPEKYCLTTKEWTVEEERGEE from the coding sequence ATGGTCACGTGCAATAATTTAGCCGTATTTCTACAGCAAGACAGCACCAAGCAGAGTATCGAACCGTACAGGACTGGACAAATGACGGAGCAGGAGGACATACCTAGGGACGTGCGGCTCCTCCACTTGCTGTTGGCGTCGCAGTCGATCCATGCATACGAGGACAAGGTTCCTCTGCAGCTTATGGACTTTGCTCACCGGTATACGAAAGGTGTGCTGAAAGATGCAGTTCTGTATAATGACTACGCGGGAGGAGGGAATAATAACGGCGATTTGAGCGTCGAAGACATAAGATTGGCTATTGCAGCTCGCACACAGTACCAGTTTAAGCCAACTGCTCCTAAAGAGCTACTGTTACAGTTGGCGCAGGAGAGAAATAAGAAGCCACTGCCACAAGTGATGTCTATGTGGGGTATCCGTTTGCCGCCAGAGAAGTACTGTTTGACAACGAAGGAGTGGACAGTAGAGGAAGAGCGTGGAGAGGAGTGA
- the MBF1 gene encoding multiprotein-bridging factor 1 (Syntenic homolog of Ashbya gossypii AFR526C; Syntenic homolog of Saccharomyces cerevisiae YOR298C-A (MBF1)) has translation MSDFEPIIIGQKVRAGGGGPRQQVARTQAQINAARRSGLVVSVDKKYGTNNSKNDNEGQRLTMVDRETDIVKPKKLDMSVGKTISKARTEKGLTQKDLATKINEKPTVINDYEAGRAIPNQQILGKMERALGVKLRGKGIGQPLGGPKK, from the coding sequence ATGTCAGACTTTGAACCTATTATTATCGGCCAGAAAGTTAGAGCGGGCGGTGGTGGCCCAAGGCAGCAGGTGGCAAGGACCCAAGCCCAGATTAATGCAGCTAGAAGATCAGGTCTGGTCGTCTCAGTGGACAAGAAATATGGAACTAATAACTCCAAGAACGACAATGAAGGCCAGAGATTGACAATGGTGGACCGTGAAACTGATATCGTTAAGCCTAAGAAACTTGATATGTCTGTCGGTAAAACAATTTCAAAAGCCCGTACCGAGAAGGGTCTCACTCAGAAAGACTTGGCAACAAAAATTAACGAAAAGCCAACTGTTATTAACGACTACGAGGCCGGTAGAGCCATTCCTAACCAGCAAATTTTAGGTAAGATGGAACGTGCATTGGGTGTGAAATTAAGAGGTAAAGGCATTGGTCAGCCATTGGGAGGTCCCAAAAAATGA
- the RNA1 gene encoding GTPase-activating protein RNA1 (Syntenic homolog of Ashbya gossypii AFR525C; Syntenic homolog of Saccharomyces cerevisiae YMR235C (RNA1)), giving the protein MTSLLQHKDSEVFSIAGQGLKLTSKEEIQSHLDNLAKYGSVTKIDLSGNTIGIDASAALATHLESSDVLRDSVTEVNFADLYTSRLVDEVVESLNLLLPVLLKYPKLEAINLSDNAFGLRTIDILEKYISNAVNLRHLILANNGMGPFAGERIGKALYALAKRKEEANKPMLETFVCGRNRLENGSTKWLAVGLKQHGDGLKTVRLYQNGIRPSGIATLLMHGLQHNKKLEVLDLQDNTFTTGGSNVLAAVLPQWKDTLKELNVNDCLLKADGSDAVVKAMLDNKFGLLEVLKLQYNEMVQKTLECALIPSLEKGNLAALKTLELNGNRLEEDSEALDTLQAIFKGELDELDDLEEVDSEEEEEADSNEEEELEEFDVNALEKELDELHISSLADKLSNTNI; this is encoded by the coding sequence ATGACTTCTTTATTGCAACATAAGGATTCTGAAGTATTTTCTATTGCTGGTCAAGGATTGAAGTTGACGTCAAAGGAGGAGATTCAATCTCATTTGGATAATTTGGCTAAATATGGATCGGTAACTAAGATAGATCTATCTGGTAATACGATTGGTATTGATGCTTCGGCTGCGTTAGCTACTCATCTTGAGTCTAGTGATGTTCTCAGAGATAGTGTTACTGAGGTCAACTTTGCGGATTTGTATACTTCGCGGTTAGTGGATGAAGTTGTTGAATCATTGAACCTCTTACTACCAGTTCTGTTGAAATATCCTAAATTGGAAGCAATCAATTTATCTGATAATGCATTTGGGTTGCGTACTATCGATATTTTGGAGAAGTACATTTCTAACGCTGTGAACTTGAGACATTTGATTTTGGCTAACAATGGTATGGGGCCGTTTGCTGGTGAAAGGATTGGGAAAGCGCTGTACGCTCTTGCTAAGCGGAAAGAAGAGGCCAATAAGCCTATGTTGGAGACTTTCGTCTGTGGAAGAAACCGGTTGGAAAATGGCTCGACGAAATGGTTGGCGGTTGGGTTGAAACAACACGGTGACGGGTTGAAGACTGTTAGATTGTACCAGAATGGAATTAGGCCAAGCGGTATTGCAACTTTGTTGATGCATGGGTTGCAACATAACAAGAAGCTTGAGGTCTTAGATCTTCAAGATAACACCTTTACGACCGGTGGTTCCAATGTTCTTGCAGCGGTGTTGCCCCAATGGAAAGATACGTTGAAGGAGCTAAATGTCAACGACTGTTTGCTAAAGGCTGATGGCTCTGACGCTGTTGTAAAGGCAATGTTAGATAATAAATTTGGATTGCTAGAAGTCTTGAAGTTGCAGTACAACGAGATGGTCCAAAAGACCTTGGAGTGCGCGTTAATTCCTTCTCTAGAGAAGGGCAATTTGGCTGCTTTGAAGACTCTTGAACTAAATGGTAATCGTTTGGAGGAAGACTCTGAAGCATTAGATACTTTGCAAGCTATTTTTAAAGGAGAGCTAGACGAATTGGATGACCTGGAAGAAGTAGATTCcgaagaagaggaagaagctgattcaaatgaagaggaagaacTAGAGGAGTTTGATGTCAACGCTTTGGAGAAGGAACTGGACGAATTACACATCAGTAGTCTAGCCGATAAATTATCTAACACAAATATTTGA
- the MUM3 gene encoding Mum3p (Syntenic homolog of Ashbya gossypii AFR524W; Syntenic homolog of Saccharomyces cerevisiae YOR298W (MUM3)), translated as MPIRTTVEANITGAFSDIFESPPSTAVKWVLKTATIGVYILLHTIASSLGWIFENTIRSSFVDNVIVVSLRLLTIVPVVGSPLSHRLTGALSFVKFKIIPFLDNAMSVIEYSFYVKMINDTVLNDKVKMVVTGDPFTLNYVDDVPQTTLILSNHRSIIDYIVISKLILETKENIPDYKTLMHSICKNSATINPPPIRFISWGSVSSFPTLKLLFNIWAKDENCFTSTSKIHSNLSRHGNSPLVIFPEVNSITPELVMIQQKLLKNKYEDTPSLKQVLYPRYKQLNAAIKDLASWKKVKKRHGLMEHVVDKVDKWIHDDKGNEQDFVELESLLNTQEGAITANKPHFTERIMVNEYVYNLTIVYYQPVVKQNDPTHIFEHNHPTGVRDPHFQLEHITPSLWDMYKSAYGDRPIIIKVHVQRSRTDPLLHMKSRHLEKWLENSWCDKDKLITVMENSVKVE; from the coding sequence ATGCCTATTCGAACTACGGTTGAGGCCAATATAACTGGTGCTTTTAGCGATATATTTGAATCTCCTCCTTCTACCGCTGTAAAATGGGTGCTTAAGACAGCGACAATCGGAGTTTACATTCTATTACATACAATTGCAAGTTCCCTAGGATGGATATTTGAGAATACAATCCGCTCTTCATTTGTAGATAATGTTATAGTGGTATCTTTAAGGTTGTTAACTATTGTACCTGTTGTTGGTTCACCATTATCACACCGATTAACTGGAGCACTTTCATTTGTAAAGTTTAAGATAATACCATTCTTAGACAATGCTATGAGTGTAATTGAATATTCATTTTATGTGAAAATGATTAATGATACAGTTTTGAATGATAAGGTGAAGATGGTTGTGACAGGGGATCCGTTTACATTAAATTACGTTGACGATGTTCCACAGACGACGTTGATCTTGTCTAACCACAGATCAATAATCGATTACATTGTGATTAGTAAACTTATACTTGAGACCAAGGAGAATATTCCAGACTACAAGACTCTTATGCACTCTATATGCAAGAATAGCGCTACTATAAACCCACCACCAATTAGGTTTATTTCATGGGGTTCAGTTTCAAGCTTCCCAACATTGAAATTACTATTTAATATTTGGGCCAAGGATGAGAATTGTTTCACTTCAACATCCAAGATACACAGTAACCTATCAAGACATGGAAACAGTCCGTTGGTTATATTCCCCGAGGTAAATTCAATTACTCCAGAGTTAGTTATGATTCAGCAGAAATTGTTAAAGAACAAATATGAAGATACCCCTTCGTTAAAGCAAGTTCTATATCCGAGATATAAACAATTGAATGCTGCAATCAAGGACTTGGCATCTTGGAAGAAGGTGAAGAAAAGACATGGGTTAATGGAGCACGTTGTGGATAAAGTTGACAAATGGATACACGACGATAAAGGAAACGAGCAGGACTTCGTGGAATTGGAAAGTTTGTTAAATACCCAGGAAGGTGCCATCACTGCAAATAAACCTCATTTTACAGAACGTATCATGGTGAATGAATACGTGTACAATCTCACGATCGTATACTATCAACCAGTTGTGAAGCAAAATGACCCAACACACATATTTGAACACAATCATCCAACGGGTGTAAGAGATCCCCACTTCCAATTGGAACACATCACACCTTCTTTATGGGATATGTACAAGTCTGCTTACGGTGACCGGCCCATTATAATTAAGGTTCACGTACAAAGATCGCGGACAGACCCATTATTGCATATGAAATCTCGCCATTTGGAAAAATGGTTGGAAAACAGCTGGTGTGACAAGGATAAGCTAATTACTGTCATGGAGAACTCAGTCAAGGTAGAATAA
- the TIM18 gene encoding Tim18p (Syntenic homolog of Ashbya gossypii AFR523C; Syntenic homolog of Saccharomyces cerevisiae YOR297C (TIM18)) has translation MFRTGLGGPGVLSSYSRNLCLRRSISLKPNFSRFKLIPPPAGGVQGDVNEAFKPPAANYLEGSYHWYYERITSVALIPMFAIVPFYGALTGTLVGFPILDAVLCSTILIHGHLGLTSCIIDYIPKRKFGIWHNIARAMLLAGSVVGLCGIYELETNDNGLTDLVLKLWNGKNSEDANYRY, from the coding sequence ATGTTCAGAACAGGCTTAGGGGGGCCAGGAGTCCTTTCTTCTTATTCACGCAATCTTTGTCTGCGTAGAAGTATCTCGTTAAAACCAAATTTCAGCAGATTTAAGCTCATCCCGCCTCCAGCTGGGGGAGTACAGGGCGATGTAAATGAGGCATTCAAACCACCCGCTGCTAATTATTTGGAGGGTTCCTATCACTGGTACTACGAGCGTATAACTTCTGTTGCTTTAATCCCAATGTTTGCAATTGTGCCGTTTTATGGAGCTTTGACGGGAACATTGGTGGGTTTTCCTATACTAGATGCCGTTCTCTGCAGTACTATTTTAATCCATGGGCACTTGGGTCTAACTAGCTGTATTATAGACTACATTCCAAAGAGAAAGTTTGGAATCTGGCATAATATTGCAAGGGCCATGTTATTGGCAGGGTCCGTTGTAGGCTTATGTGGTATTTATGAATTGGAAACAAATGATAATGGTTTGACTGACCTGGTTTTAAAACTATGGAATGGAAAGAATAGCGAAGACGCTAATTACCGTTATTAA
- the STE2 gene encoding alpha-factor pheromone receptor STE2 (Syntenic homolog of Ashbya gossypii AFR522C; Syntenic homolog of Saccharomyces cerevisiae YFL026W (STE2)), with protein MFHEVYNKLSNMSEVELPLAGIDFDPSEAFLTYISSFSNETRITFEDLEDFVHSKMVLGTIMGTKIGAAGMVLVVLWMISKNRRTPIFIINQISLILVLIHSSLFIRNMFGRFSSITFSLTLFPQYVRKEDVNVYNAGNMVLVALIAALETSLIFQVRVIFRADNFKRLGAILTGISVTLGLATVAMYVVCAIDGYIVTRRDVTEEIAPYFFSIANILLATSVNFMTLLLSVKLFLAIRSRRFLGLKQFDSFHILFIMSSQTLICPSLLFLLAFGLDSPNTGPLTSIATLLVILSLPLSSMWATSANNQTNPSSINTQFSPSSDDSSFRTGSSSYYAHSFSSKKDKSNKMYDLYPIKKNIGSESFNGGDASTHVDLEKNTFQRGEYGGGFAVSTNMNQIAEQNITGFGKTRDQFKGEYEVQTPTTAADEDARVFWSQVSLPLKNGPTVGTYLEVEDASPTKEPFQTPSTADNSTLSPSYDANKQ; from the coding sequence ATGTTTCATGAGGTCTACAACAAGCTAAGCAATATGTCCGAAGTAGAATTACCTCTTGCTGGCATAGATTTTGACCCTAGTGAAGCATTTTTAACATATATTTCCTCGTTTTCCAATGAGACCAGAATTACTTTTGAAGATCTTGAGGATTTCGTCCATAGTAAGATGGTATTAGGTACCATAATGGGTACCAAGATAGGTGCTGCTGGTATGGTACTTGTGGTGTTATGGATGATCTCAAAGAATAGAAGAACTCCAATTTTTATCATTAATCaaatatctttaattttGGTACTAATACACTCTTCCTTATTCATACGAAACATGTTTGGCAGATTTTCCTCAATTACATTTAGTCTGACGCTATTTCCTCAATATGTCCGGAAAGAGGATGTAAACGTTTATAATGCTGGTAATATGGTGTTAGTGGCACTAATTGCGGCTCTCGAGACCTCATTAATATTCCAAGTTCGGGTGATATTTCGGGCAGATAACTTTAAAAGATTGGGAGCAATATTAACAGGCATATCAGTGACATTAGGTTTGGCAACGGTTGCGATGTACGTTGTATGCGCAATTGACGGCTACATAGTTACCAGAAGAGATGTGACTGAAGAAATTGCTCCTTACTTTTTTAGTATTGCTAATATTCTGCTTGCAACTTCAGTGAATTTTATGACGTTACTCCTGTCAGTTAAGTTGTTTTTGGCCATAAGATCAAGGAGGTTCTTAGGTTTAAAGCAGTTTGACAGCTTCCACATTCTATTCATTATGTCATCACAGACACTAATTTGTCCTTCCTTATTGTTCCTACTAGCTTTTGGATTAGATAGTCCTAATACAGGTCCGTTAACATCAATTGCAACTCTCTTGGTAATATTATCATTGCCATTGTCATCAATGTGGGCTACCTCTGCTAATAACCAAACCAATCCAAGCTCAATTAATACCCAATTTAGTCCTTCCAGCGATGATAGTTCATTCCGCACTGGGTCATCCAGCTACTATGCACACAGCTTTTCATCTAAAAAGGATAAATCTAATAAAATGTATGACCTTTATCCTATCAAAAAGAACATTGGTAGCGAATCATTCAACGGAGGAGATGCCAGTACGCACGTAGATTTAGAAAAGAACACTTTCCAACGCGGAGAATACGGTGGTGGATTTGCAGTTTCTACAAATATGAATCAAATTGCCGAGCAAAATATCACAGGTTTCGGCAAAACCCGAGACCAATTCAAGGGTGAGTATGAAGTACAGACGCCAACTACTGCTGCCGATGAAGATGCCAGAGTATTTTGGTCTCAAGTTTCACTGCCTTTAAAGAATGGCCCAACTGTAGGAACATACTTGGAAGTAGAGGATGCTTCTCCGACTAAGGAACCCTTCCAAACACCCAGTACCGCGGATAATTCTACACTGTCGCCATCTTACGATGCAAATAAACAATAA